Proteins encoded together in one Triticum dicoccoides isolate Atlit2015 ecotype Zavitan chromosome 7B, WEW_v2.0, whole genome shotgun sequence window:
- the LOC119341613 gene encoding peroxisome biogenesis protein 5-like isoform X1 produces MGTRHLITGQNNCAPDGASSSNPFGALANTLLGQSNKAESLKGLPGASVNVPTTSDYSTAPLSTVPGSENEFKQDQRPFARGADFMRGGPANDWVESFRPPGHSAFGGPEANFAEFGQIYNNAGPTLGPALDGPPQRVLSGVLHSFLSSGRAGVPFQPVPVPALGLSEADKQCIRDRSCIMARHILADQPEEYIQAQVNTLLHSLDIDNSHRMKNPLHGPYPEMEEYWNQSQSALRSGPMHNAANNWISEFGKQNNNPEGWITEFGKQNNNPEGWAHSFEQQYGPNGWASEFEQHQSQMAMGQMGGANMANLAAMQQSRMLAETLSSNNDPKFQNSKFFQFVSKMSRGELIIEDNQVKQGSASQSNGWADEFQTQHNANANSWADQFVHEELSQGADNWVSEFSSEQNQSGLKEKWVDEFSKLNMDDWTEEFSGGAFGESSADPWADEFQNQLSASKSSGASRGVYVFSEMNPYVGHPNPMQEGQELFRKGLLSEAALALEAEVLKNPDNAEGWRLLGVTHAENDDDQQAIAAMLRAQEANPTNLEVLLALGVSHTNELEQGEALRYLSRWLQNHPKYGALAAPHQTDSPYGPDVVRLFNEAAQMSPEDADVHIVLGVLYNLSREYDKAIASFKTALQLKPQDYSLWNKLGATQANSIQSADAVLAYQQALDLKPNYVRAWANMGISYANQGLYEDSIRYYVRAVSMNPKADNAWQYLRISLGNASRSDMIAACDSRNLDVLQKEFPL; encoded by the exons ATGGGGACGCGCCACCTCATCACCGGCCAGAACAACTGCGCCCCGGATGGGGCATCCTCCTCCAACCCATTCGGCGCCCTTGCCAATACCCTCCTCGGCCAGTCCAACAAGGCGGAG TCACTAAAGGGACTTCCTGGAGCCTCAGTTAATGTTCCAACTACGTCTGATTATAGCACAGCTCCACTGTCTACTGTCCCTGGCTCTGAGAATGAGTTCAAGCAAGATCAACGGCCATTTGCACGG GGTGCCGACTTCATGCGTGGGGGTCCTGCTAATGATTGGGTTGAATCTTTTCGCCCTCCGGGGCATTCTGCATTTGGAGGGCCAGAAGCAAACTTTGCAGAGTTTGGGCAAATTTATAACAATGCAGGCCCTACCTTGGGACCGGCCTTGGATG GTCCGCCACAAAGGGTCttatctggtgttctgcattcttttCTTTCAAGTGGCCGAGCTGGTGTGCCATTTCAACCTGTCCCAGTACCAGCTCTTGGTTTGTCCGAAGCCGACAAACAATGTATACGTGATCGCAGCTGCATAATGGCACGCCATATTTTGGCCGATCAACCTGAAGAATATATACAAGCACAG GTGAATACACTGCTGCATTCTCTTGATATTGACAATAGTCATCGAATGAAAAATCCCCTGCATGGGCCGTACCCAGAGATGGAGGAGTACTGGAATCAGTCCCAAAGTGCTTTGAGATCTGGCCCAATGCACAATGCTGCAAATAATTGGATTAGTGAGttcggcaagcaaaacaataacccTGAGGGTTGGATCACTGAGTTTGGCAAGCAGAATAATAACCCTGAGGGTTGGGCGCACTCTTTTGAGCAGCAATATGGTCCCAATGGATGGGCCTCTGAGTTTGAACAG CATCAGTCTCAGATGGCCATGGGTCAGATGGGAGGAGCGAACATGGCGAATCTCGCAGCTATGCAGCAATCCCGTATGCTTGCAGAAACATTATCAAGTAACAATGACCCAAAGTTCCAG AATTCTAAATTCTTCCAGTTTGTTTCAAAGATGAGCCGTGGTGAACTTATTATAGAAGATAACCAAGTAAAACAAGGTTCAGCATCCCAATCCAATGGCTGGGCTGATGAATTTCAAACACAGCATAATGCTAATGCAAATTCTTGGGCAGATCAGTTTGTGCATGAAGAG CTTTCACAAGGGGCCGATAATTGGGTTAGTGAGTTCTCTAGTGAACAGAATCAGAGTGGGCTCAAAGAGAAGTGGGTCGATGAGTTCTCCAAATTGAATATGGATGATTGGACAGAGGAGTTCAGTGGAGGAGCTTTTGGTGAGAGCTCTGCTGATCCATGGGCAGATGA GTTTCAGAACCAACTGTCAGCTTCCAAAAGTTCTGGCGCTTCTCGAGGGGTTTATGTTTTTTCCGAGATGAACCCATATGTTGGTCATCCTAATCCAATGCAGGAAGGGCAGGAGCTCTTTCGGAAGGGCCTCTTAAGTGAAGCTGCTCTTGCTCTGGAGGCTGAAGTTTTAAAGAACCCTGATAATGCTGAAGGTTGGAGGTTGCTTGGAGTAACACATGCTGAAAATGATGATGACCAGCAG GCCATAGCTGCAATGCTGCGTGCCCAGGAGGCCAATCCTACCAACTTGGAAGTTCTTCTTGCTCTTGGTGTCAGTCACACAAACG AGTTGGAACAGGGAGAAGCATTAAGATATCTTTCGAGATGGCTTCAGAATCATCCAAAGTATGGAGCTCTCGCCGCTCCCCACCAAACTGATTCACCATATGGTCCAGAT GTTGTTAGATTGTTTAATGAAGCTGCTCAGATGTCGCCTGAGGATGCTGATGTCCACATAGTTCTGGGTGTCTTGTACAACTTATCAAGAGAATATGATAAAGCTATAGCTTCATTTAAGACGGCACTACAGCTGAAACCACAAGACTATTCTCTCTGGAACAAGCTCGGTGCGACCCAAGCAAACAGCATCCAGAGTGCTGATGCCGTACTGGCATACCAGCAG GCTCTAGATTTGAAGCCCAACTACGTCCGTGCATGGGCTAATATGGGAATTAGCTATGCCAACCAG GGTCTGTACGAGGATTCCATTCGGTACTATGTAAGGGCGGTTTCCATGAATCCAAAAGCAGACAATGCCTGGCAGTACTTGAGAATTTCACTTGG TAACGCTTCACGCAGTGATATGATTGCTGCATGTGATTCCCGCAACCTTGATGTCCTTCAGAAAGAGTTTCCCCTCTGA
- the LOC119341613 gene encoding peroxisome biogenesis protein 5-like isoform X2 has translation MGTRHLITGQNNCAPDGASSSNPFGALANTLLGQSNKAESLKGLPGASVNVPTTSDYSTAPLSTVPGSENEFKQDQRPFARGADFMRGGPANDWVESFRPPGHSAFGGPEANFAEFGQIYNNAGPTLGPALDGPPQRVLSGVLHSFLSSGRAGVPFQPVPVPALGLSEADKQCIRDRSCIMARHILADQPEEYIQAQVNTLLHSLDIDNSHRMKNPLHGPYPEMEEYWNQSQSALRSGPMHNAANNWISEFGKQNNNPEGWITEFGKQNNNPEGWAHSFEQQYGPNGWASEFEQHQSQMAMGQMGGANMANLAAMQQSRMLAETLSSNNDPKFQLSQGADNWVSEFSSEQNQSGLKEKWVDEFSKLNMDDWTEEFSGGAFGESSADPWADEFQNQLSASKSSGASRGVYVFSEMNPYVGHPNPMQEGQELFRKGLLSEAALALEAEVLKNPDNAEGWRLLGVTHAENDDDQQAIAAMLRAQEANPTNLEVLLALGVSHTNELEQGEALRYLSRWLQNHPKYGALAAPHQTDSPYGPDVVRLFNEAAQMSPEDADVHIVLGVLYNLSREYDKAIASFKTALQLKPQDYSLWNKLGATQANSIQSADAVLAYQQALDLKPNYVRAWANMGISYANQGLYEDSIRYYVRAVSMNPKADNAWQYLRISLGNASRSDMIAACDSRNLDVLQKEFPL, from the exons ATGGGGACGCGCCACCTCATCACCGGCCAGAACAACTGCGCCCCGGATGGGGCATCCTCCTCCAACCCATTCGGCGCCCTTGCCAATACCCTCCTCGGCCAGTCCAACAAGGCGGAG TCACTAAAGGGACTTCCTGGAGCCTCAGTTAATGTTCCAACTACGTCTGATTATAGCACAGCTCCACTGTCTACTGTCCCTGGCTCTGAGAATGAGTTCAAGCAAGATCAACGGCCATTTGCACGG GGTGCCGACTTCATGCGTGGGGGTCCTGCTAATGATTGGGTTGAATCTTTTCGCCCTCCGGGGCATTCTGCATTTGGAGGGCCAGAAGCAAACTTTGCAGAGTTTGGGCAAATTTATAACAATGCAGGCCCTACCTTGGGACCGGCCTTGGATG GTCCGCCACAAAGGGTCttatctggtgttctgcattcttttCTTTCAAGTGGCCGAGCTGGTGTGCCATTTCAACCTGTCCCAGTACCAGCTCTTGGTTTGTCCGAAGCCGACAAACAATGTATACGTGATCGCAGCTGCATAATGGCACGCCATATTTTGGCCGATCAACCTGAAGAATATATACAAGCACAG GTGAATACACTGCTGCATTCTCTTGATATTGACAATAGTCATCGAATGAAAAATCCCCTGCATGGGCCGTACCCAGAGATGGAGGAGTACTGGAATCAGTCCCAAAGTGCTTTGAGATCTGGCCCAATGCACAATGCTGCAAATAATTGGATTAGTGAGttcggcaagcaaaacaataacccTGAGGGTTGGATCACTGAGTTTGGCAAGCAGAATAATAACCCTGAGGGTTGGGCGCACTCTTTTGAGCAGCAATATGGTCCCAATGGATGGGCCTCTGAGTTTGAACAG CATCAGTCTCAGATGGCCATGGGTCAGATGGGAGGAGCGAACATGGCGAATCTCGCAGCTATGCAGCAATCCCGTATGCTTGCAGAAACATTATCAAGTAACAATGACCCAAAGTTCCAG CTTTCACAAGGGGCCGATAATTGGGTTAGTGAGTTCTCTAGTGAACAGAATCAGAGTGGGCTCAAAGAGAAGTGGGTCGATGAGTTCTCCAAATTGAATATGGATGATTGGACAGAGGAGTTCAGTGGAGGAGCTTTTGGTGAGAGCTCTGCTGATCCATGGGCAGATGA GTTTCAGAACCAACTGTCAGCTTCCAAAAGTTCTGGCGCTTCTCGAGGGGTTTATGTTTTTTCCGAGATGAACCCATATGTTGGTCATCCTAATCCAATGCAGGAAGGGCAGGAGCTCTTTCGGAAGGGCCTCTTAAGTGAAGCTGCTCTTGCTCTGGAGGCTGAAGTTTTAAAGAACCCTGATAATGCTGAAGGTTGGAGGTTGCTTGGAGTAACACATGCTGAAAATGATGATGACCAGCAG GCCATAGCTGCAATGCTGCGTGCCCAGGAGGCCAATCCTACCAACTTGGAAGTTCTTCTTGCTCTTGGTGTCAGTCACACAAACG AGTTGGAACAGGGAGAAGCATTAAGATATCTTTCGAGATGGCTTCAGAATCATCCAAAGTATGGAGCTCTCGCCGCTCCCCACCAAACTGATTCACCATATGGTCCAGAT GTTGTTAGATTGTTTAATGAAGCTGCTCAGATGTCGCCTGAGGATGCTGATGTCCACATAGTTCTGGGTGTCTTGTACAACTTATCAAGAGAATATGATAAAGCTATAGCTTCATTTAAGACGGCACTACAGCTGAAACCACAAGACTATTCTCTCTGGAACAAGCTCGGTGCGACCCAAGCAAACAGCATCCAGAGTGCTGATGCCGTACTGGCATACCAGCAG GCTCTAGATTTGAAGCCCAACTACGTCCGTGCATGGGCTAATATGGGAATTAGCTATGCCAACCAG GGTCTGTACGAGGATTCCATTCGGTACTATGTAAGGGCGGTTTCCATGAATCCAAAAGCAGACAATGCCTGGCAGTACTTGAGAATTTCACTTGG TAACGCTTCACGCAGTGATATGATTGCTGCATGTGATTCCCGCAACCTTGATGTCCTTCAGAAAGAGTTTCCCCTCTGA